The Hylaeus volcanicus isolate JK05 unplaced genomic scaffold, UHH_iyHylVolc1.0_haploid 12197, whole genome shotgun sequence genome has a window encoding:
- the LOC128882883 gene encoding uncharacterized protein LOC128882883 isoform X3, with protein MVRNDKKETHFQIEKVLPNLRDLSISGGLQHAIPRGVLYRSARNFATSLFLVKKVLCDILQIKTIIDLRDDNLSSMPREKLSREIVSQLYHRCSPMSIQMEHQILDSKDSSVVHDRGNEPEIQAFRQPVSSQSTPCLSSCSSLISKHDSESMDEYKNVTLSRHEKKCQLYFTSNSVHSKTAKSKKAVACHWKKKSFKDVQRKLYVVNILDTPEIRSKVMDTLSKSYRLPLFAMYKMEMCICCGQKFAKALKLITLAKFPILIHCSLGKDRTGILSMLLLSILGASDESIIHDYVLTECTDSDFTHYKHTFVVDESGLAEEFIYAHPITCKETLYFLRSKWGSIDKYLDFIGFTQEWRHVLVERLSLFKNRHIKSSTCSHFSS; from the exons ATGGTTCGAAACGACAAAAAAGAGACtcattttcaaatagaaaaagtttTACCTAATTTAAGGGATTTATCCATTTCGGGCG gACTTCAACATGCGATCCCGCGGGGAGTATTATACCGTTCAGCAAGAAATTTCGCAACGTCGTTATTTTTGGTTAAAAAAGTTCTCTGTGATATACTGCAAATCAAAACGATTATTGATCTTAG AGATGATAACCTATCATCTATGCCTAGGGAAAAGCTATCTCGTGAAATAGTTTCACAGTTGTATCATCGTTGTTCTCCTATGTCAATTCAAATGGAGCATCAAATACTAGATTCTAAGGATTCATCTGTAGTGCACGATCGTGGTAATGAACCTGAAATCCAAGCTTTTAGACAACCTGTTTCGTCACAATCGACGCCTTGTCTTTCGTCCTGTAGCTCATTGATTTCG AAACACGATTCGGAATCCATGGATGAgtacaaaaatgtaacattgagcagacatgaaaaaaaatgtcagctATATTTTACTAGTAATAGTGTACATAGTAAAACGGCGAAAAGCAAAAAGGCGGTTGCTTGTcactggaaaaaaaaatcttttaaagaCGTTCAACGGAAACTTTATGtagttaatattttaga TACTCCAGAAATACGGTCCAAAGTGATGGACACTCTTTCAAAAAGCTACAGGTTACCTCTTTTTGCTATGTATAAAATG GAAATGTGTATTTGTT GTGGACAAAAGTTTGCAAAAGCACTCAAGTTGATTACACTG GCGAAATTTCCTATTCTTATTCATTGTTCCTTAGGAAAAGATAGAACAG GTATTTTGTCCATGCTGCTTTTATCCATTCTTGGGGCATCGGATGAAAGTATTATCCATGATTATGTTTTGACGGAGTGTACCGATTCGGATTTTACACATTATAAACATAC aTTTGTTGTTGATGAATCGGGTTTAGCCGAAGAGTTTATCTACGCACATCCCATCACGTGTAAAGAAACTCTTTATTTTCTACGTTCTAAATGGGGATCCATTGATAAGTATTTAGACTTTATTGGTTTTACCCAAGAATGGCGTCACGTGTTGGTTGAAAGACTAAGCCTCTTCAAAAACCGCCACATCAAGTCTTCAACGTGTTCTCATTTTTCTAGCTGA
- the LOC128882883 gene encoding uncharacterized protein LOC128882883 isoform X2 produces MVRNDKKETHFQIEKVLPNLRDLSISGGLQHAIPRGVLYRSARNFATSLFLVKKVLCDILQIKTIIDLRDDNLSSMPREKLSREIVSQLYHRCSPMSIQMEHQILDSKDSSVVHDRGNEPEIQAFRQPVSSQSTPCLSSCSSLISKHDSESMDEYKNVTLSRHEKKCQLYFTSNSVHSKTAKSKKAVACHWKKKSFKDVQRKLYVVNILDTPEIRSKVMDTLSKSYRLPLFAMYKMVDKLTGSGLASYYFCKYFVSSHNILESYKEMCICCGQKFAKALKLITLAKFPILIHCSLGKDRTGILSMLLLSILGASDESIIHDYVLTECTDSDFTHYKHTFVVDESGLAEEFIYAHPITYFIGFTQEWRHVLVERLSLFKNRHIKSSTCSHFSS; encoded by the exons ATGGTTCGAAACGACAAAAAAGAGACtcattttcaaatagaaaaagtttTACCTAATTTAAGGGATTTATCCATTTCGGGCG gACTTCAACATGCGATCCCGCGGGGAGTATTATACCGTTCAGCAAGAAATTTCGCAACGTCGTTATTTTTGGTTAAAAAAGTTCTCTGTGATATACTGCAAATCAAAACGATTATTGATCTTAG AGATGATAACCTATCATCTATGCCTAGGGAAAAGCTATCTCGTGAAATAGTTTCACAGTTGTATCATCGTTGTTCTCCTATGTCAATTCAAATGGAGCATCAAATACTAGATTCTAAGGATTCATCTGTAGTGCACGATCGTGGTAATGAACCTGAAATCCAAGCTTTTAGACAACCTGTTTCGTCACAATCGACGCCTTGTCTTTCGTCCTGTAGCTCATTGATTTCG AAACACGATTCGGAATCCATGGATGAgtacaaaaatgtaacattgagcagacatgaaaaaaaatgtcagctATATTTTACTAGTAATAGTGTACATAGTAAAACGGCGAAAAGCAAAAAGGCGGTTGCTTGTcactggaaaaaaaaatcttttaaagaCGTTCAACGGAAACTTTATGtagttaatattttaga TACTCCAGAAATACGGTCCAAAGTGATGGACACTCTTTCAAAAAGCTACAGGTTACCTCTTTTTGCTATGTATAAAATGGTAGACAAATTGACGGGTAGTGGTCTTGCTTCATACTACTTTTGTAAATACTTTGTTTCTTCTCACAATATTTTGGAATCTTATAAGGAAATGTGTATTTGTT GTGGACAAAAGTTTGCAAAAGCACTCAAGTTGATTACACTG GCGAAATTTCCTATTCTTATTCATTGTTCCTTAGGAAAAGATAGAACAG GTATTTTGTCCATGCTGCTTTTATCCATTCTTGGGGCATCGGATGAAAGTATTATCCATGATTATGTTTTGACGGAGTGTACCGATTCGGATTTTACACATTATAAACATAC aTTTGTTGTTGATGAATCGGGTTTAGCCGAAGAGTTTATCTACGCACATCCCATCACGT ACTTTATTGGTTTTACCCAAGAATGGCGTCACGTGTTGGTTGAAAGACTAAGCCTCTTCAAAAACCGCCACATCAAGTCTTCAACGTGTTCTCATTTTTCTAGCTGA
- the LOC128882883 gene encoding uncharacterized protein LOC128882883 isoform X1 yields MVRNDKKETHFQIEKVLPNLRDLSISGGLQHAIPRGVLYRSARNFATSLFLVKKVLCDILQIKTIIDLRDDNLSSMPREKLSREIVSQLYHRCSPMSIQMEHQILDSKDSSVVHDRGNEPEIQAFRQPVSSQSTPCLSSCSSLISKHDSESMDEYKNVTLSRHEKKCQLYFTSNSVHSKTAKSKKAVACHWKKKSFKDVQRKLYVVNILDTPEIRSKVMDTLSKSYRLPLFAMYKMVDKLTGSGLASYYFCKYFVSSHNILESYKEMCICCGQKFAKALKLITLAKFPILIHCSLGKDRTGILSMLLLSILGASDESIIHDYVLTECTDSDFTHYKHTFVVDESGLAEEFIYAHPITCKETLYFLRSKWGSIDKYLDFIGFTQEWRHVLVERLSLFKNRHIKSSTCSHFSS; encoded by the exons ATGGTTCGAAACGACAAAAAAGAGACtcattttcaaatagaaaaagtttTACCTAATTTAAGGGATTTATCCATTTCGGGCG gACTTCAACATGCGATCCCGCGGGGAGTATTATACCGTTCAGCAAGAAATTTCGCAACGTCGTTATTTTTGGTTAAAAAAGTTCTCTGTGATATACTGCAAATCAAAACGATTATTGATCTTAG AGATGATAACCTATCATCTATGCCTAGGGAAAAGCTATCTCGTGAAATAGTTTCACAGTTGTATCATCGTTGTTCTCCTATGTCAATTCAAATGGAGCATCAAATACTAGATTCTAAGGATTCATCTGTAGTGCACGATCGTGGTAATGAACCTGAAATCCAAGCTTTTAGACAACCTGTTTCGTCACAATCGACGCCTTGTCTTTCGTCCTGTAGCTCATTGATTTCG AAACACGATTCGGAATCCATGGATGAgtacaaaaatgtaacattgagcagacatgaaaaaaaatgtcagctATATTTTACTAGTAATAGTGTACATAGTAAAACGGCGAAAAGCAAAAAGGCGGTTGCTTGTcactggaaaaaaaaatcttttaaagaCGTTCAACGGAAACTTTATGtagttaatattttaga TACTCCAGAAATACGGTCCAAAGTGATGGACACTCTTTCAAAAAGCTACAGGTTACCTCTTTTTGCTATGTATAAAATGGTAGACAAATTGACGGGTAGTGGTCTTGCTTCATACTACTTTTGTAAATACTTTGTTTCTTCTCACAATATTTTGGAATCTTATAAGGAAATGTGTATTTGTT GTGGACAAAAGTTTGCAAAAGCACTCAAGTTGATTACACTG GCGAAATTTCCTATTCTTATTCATTGTTCCTTAGGAAAAGATAGAACAG GTATTTTGTCCATGCTGCTTTTATCCATTCTTGGGGCATCGGATGAAAGTATTATCCATGATTATGTTTTGACGGAGTGTACCGATTCGGATTTTACACATTATAAACATAC aTTTGTTGTTGATGAATCGGGTTTAGCCGAAGAGTTTATCTACGCACATCCCATCACGTGTAAAGAAACTCTTTATTTTCTACGTTCTAAATGGGGATCCATTGATAAGTATTTAGACTTTATTGGTTTTACCCAAGAATGGCGTCACGTGTTGGTTGAAAGACTAAGCCTCTTCAAAAACCGCCACATCAAGTCTTCAACGTGTTCTCATTTTTCTAGCTGA
- the LOC128882965 gene encoding transmembrane anterior posterior transformation protein 1 homolog isoform X1, whose translation MICDTAPILTDSHPDMSSNTAKDLMLKSQHNVKQFSRVIKCHSCNISNLNQPNLLFKTFFWDEFFCQRFPRQLVVKTPAKCPSGEKEYVTQDVIPNTCIRDLFHVPTRVEKTLVLGFCICLECVLYELTIMPLQALVALFKLSVLFCSWSLSPFQIKFFQQTKQKKCLGKYVKTSSFFFKYLVQPYSIFNPSKFFCTWNVQTTLSLPQACDLTRTLILIMGIFLFNKFFDVSDIYHCIRAQSFMKLYVIFNMLELFERLWRSLGRDAIDSLMRQIVSLSFVDYTSSSKPNKLFHTSSSTFNDSNKNFRNSCSPATAPSSLLPENFKTTFKSLTQQKSSLNLLFNQNPVTAPFPCRNVVTFFVKMSFNMKQHCSKNILSGVSPFFSIVANYQKFITMVLRLVFSICLVLVYVVVHSLMHLLRALLLNISINSSDSVMFLIVTSNNFAELKSTVFKKYSRTSLFSIVASDAVERFYLFADGINVFFRLAASIRTPLSSCWSVLACIVGMILLECFVDWAKHFFLLKLNFLPTNTLNYYREALWADILVSRDPDTFLHDSTHLQQWKVPCRSVYSFPHICSRRLGFVALPLTSQLLCLLPQFPWKENFCTAAFTIFFLWFCLLLLKLIVSMLLLSLATLQRSTLTVSTHPELQDLCPL comes from the exons ATGATATGTGACACGGCGCCCATTTTAACGGACTCACATCCTGACATGAGTTCAAACACCGCTAAAGACCTTATGTTAAAATCTCAACACAATGTGAAACAATTTAGTCGAGTTATAAAATGTCATTCTTGTAACATATCAAATTTGAACCAGCCTaatcttttgtttaaaacatttttttgggATGAGTTTTTCTGTCAAAGATTTCCAAGGCAATTAGTAGTCAAAACACCAGCAAAATGTCCTTCTGGTGAAAAAGAGTATGTTACCCAGGATGTTATTCCAAAT ACATGTATTCGTGATTTATTTCATGTTCCTACTCGTGTTGAAAAAACTTTGGTATTAggtttttgtatttgtttagaatGCGTTTTGTATGAATTAACTATAATGCCATTGCag gcTTTAGTAGCCTTATTTAAATTGAGCGTGCTGTTTTGTTCTTGGAGTTTATCGCCGTTTCAGATAAAGTTTTTTCAacaaactaaacaaaaaaaatgcctGGGCAAATATGTTAAAACatctagttttttttttaaatatttggtaCAACCATATTCAATAT ttaatcCCTCAAAATTCTTTTGTACGTGGAACGTTCAAACAACATTATCTCTTCCACAAGCCTGTGATTTAACCCGTACACTAATACTTATAATGgggatttttttattcaacaaattctTTGACGTATCGGATATTTATCATTGCATACGTGCACAATCCTTCATGAAGctttatgttatatttaatatgttagAACTTTTTGAAAGATTATGGAGATCTTTGGGAAGGGATGCTATTGATTCCTTGATGCGACAAATTGTATCGCTTTCTTTTGTAGATTATACATCTTCGTCAAaaccaaataaattatttcatacttcaaGTTCGACTTTTAAtgactcgaataaaaattttcgtaATTCTTGTTCTCCAGCAACTGCACCGTCATCTTTGCTacctgaaaattttaaaaccaCATTTAAATCCTTAACACAACAAAAATCTTCTTTAAACCTTCTTTTTAACCAAAATCCCGTAACAGCACCTTTCCCTTGCCGAAATgttgttacattttttgtgaaaatgtcttttaacatGAAGCAGCACtgttctaaaaatatattatcagGTGTTTCTCCa TTTTTCTCAATCGTAGCAAactatcaaaaatttattactatgGTTCTACGTTTAGTTTTTTCTATTTGT CTAGTTCTTGTTTACGTTGTTGTACACTCATTGATGCATCTTTTGAGAGCTCTCTTGTTAAATATATCCATTAACTCTTCGGATTCCGTTATGTTTCTTATAGTAACCTCAAACAATTTCGCGGAATTGAAATCAACA GTTTTTAAGAAGTATTCAAGAACAAGTTTATTTTCTATCGTGGCGTCTGATGCTGTTGAacgcttttatttatttgctgaTGGCATTAACGTTTTTTTCCGCTTAGCAGCTTCCATAAGAACACCTTTGAGTTCTTGTTGGTCTGTGTTAGCCTGTATT GTGGGAATGATTTTATTAGAGTGTTTTGTTGATTGggcaaaacatttttttcttttgaaattaaattttttaccaaCAAATACACTCAATTACTACCgagaa GCTTTATGGGCCGATATTCTTGTTTCAAGAGATCCTGACACCTTCCTGCACGATTCAACACATCTGCAACAATGGAAAGTACCTTGTCGCTCCGTGTATTCGTTTCCTCATATTTGCTCAAG ACGCTTAGGATTTGTAGCTTTACCTTTGACGTCTCAACTCCTCTGCTTACTTCCCCA ATTTCcatggaaagaaaatttttgtacggctgcatttacaattttttttttatggttttgtCTTCTTTTACttaag CTTATTGTATCCATGCttcttctctctctcgctACCTTACAACGTTCAACTCTGACAGTTTCTACGCATCCAGAATTGCAAGATTTATGTCCCTTATAA
- the LOC128882965 gene encoding transmembrane anterior posterior transformation protein 1-like isoform X2 — translation MPLQALVALFKLSVLFCSWSLSPFQIKFFQQTKQKKCLGKYVKTSSFFFKYLVQPYSIFNPSKFFCTWNVQTTLSLPQACDLTRTLILIMGIFLFNKFFDVSDIYHCIRAQSFMKLYVIFNMLELFERLWRSLGRDAIDSLMRQIVSLSFVDYTSSSKPNKLFHTSSSTFNDSNKNFRNSCSPATAPSSLLPENFKTTFKSLTQQKSSLNLLFNQNPVTAPFPCRNVVTFFVKMSFNMKQHCSKNILSGVSPFFSIVANYQKFITMVLRLVFSICLVLVYVVVHSLMHLLRALLLNISINSSDSVMFLIVTSNNFAELKSTVFKKYSRTSLFSIVASDAVERFYLFADGINVFFRLAASIRTPLSSCWSVLACIVGMILLECFVDWAKHFFLLKLNFLPTNTLNYYREALWADILVSRDPDTFLHDSTHLQQWKVPCRSVYSFPHICSRRLGFVALPLTSQLLCLLPQFPWKENFCTAAFTIFFLWFCLLLLKLIVSMLLLSLATLQRSTLTVSTHPELQDLCPL, via the exons ATGCCATTGCag gcTTTAGTAGCCTTATTTAAATTGAGCGTGCTGTTTTGTTCTTGGAGTTTATCGCCGTTTCAGATAAAGTTTTTTCAacaaactaaacaaaaaaaatgcctGGGCAAATATGTTAAAACatctagttttttttttaaatatttggtaCAACCATATTCAATAT ttaatcCCTCAAAATTCTTTTGTACGTGGAACGTTCAAACAACATTATCTCTTCCACAAGCCTGTGATTTAACCCGTACACTAATACTTATAATGgggatttttttattcaacaaattctTTGACGTATCGGATATTTATCATTGCATACGTGCACAATCCTTCATGAAGctttatgttatatttaatatgttagAACTTTTTGAAAGATTATGGAGATCTTTGGGAAGGGATGCTATTGATTCCTTGATGCGACAAATTGTATCGCTTTCTTTTGTAGATTATACATCTTCGTCAAaaccaaataaattatttcatacttcaaGTTCGACTTTTAAtgactcgaataaaaattttcgtaATTCTTGTTCTCCAGCAACTGCACCGTCATCTTTGCTacctgaaaattttaaaaccaCATTTAAATCCTTAACACAACAAAAATCTTCTTTAAACCTTCTTTTTAACCAAAATCCCGTAACAGCACCTTTCCCTTGCCGAAATgttgttacattttttgtgaaaatgtcttttaacatGAAGCAGCACtgttctaaaaatatattatcagGTGTTTCTCCa TTTTTCTCAATCGTAGCAAactatcaaaaatttattactatgGTTCTACGTTTAGTTTTTTCTATTTGT CTAGTTCTTGTTTACGTTGTTGTACACTCATTGATGCATCTTTTGAGAGCTCTCTTGTTAAATATATCCATTAACTCTTCGGATTCCGTTATGTTTCTTATAGTAACCTCAAACAATTTCGCGGAATTGAAATCAACA GTTTTTAAGAAGTATTCAAGAACAAGTTTATTTTCTATCGTGGCGTCTGATGCTGTTGAacgcttttatttatttgctgaTGGCATTAACGTTTTTTTCCGCTTAGCAGCTTCCATAAGAACACCTTTGAGTTCTTGTTGGTCTGTGTTAGCCTGTATT GTGGGAATGATTTTATTAGAGTGTTTTGTTGATTGggcaaaacatttttttcttttgaaattaaattttttaccaaCAAATACACTCAATTACTACCgagaa GCTTTATGGGCCGATATTCTTGTTTCAAGAGATCCTGACACCTTCCTGCACGATTCAACACATCTGCAACAATGGAAAGTACCTTGTCGCTCCGTGTATTCGTTTCCTCATATTTGCTCAAG ACGCTTAGGATTTGTAGCTTTACCTTTGACGTCTCAACTCCTCTGCTTACTTCCCCA ATTTCcatggaaagaaaatttttgtacggctgcatttacaattttttttttatggttttgtCTTCTTTTACttaag CTTATTGTATCCATGCttcttctctctctcgctACCTTACAACGTTCAACTCTGACAGTTTCTACGCATCCAGAATTGCAAGATTTATGTCCCTTATAA
- the LOC128882968 gene encoding uncharacterized protein LOC128882968 isoform X1, producing MTFERKSNKKEKVISKKVVIAHKKDASCVEHVDPPISTVTMAMCDPPTPISTWENQESTISKCSHGEFKISVWNVNGIRSVLKPNALFDNTAPLLAYIEKEEPDVFCINETKIHAELIDQFKDILPNYKGYFVCSEKKGYAGVATFIHTNVTAELIQEGLGDAEHDAEGRSQTFRITPSGNIPSFYLVNTYVVNAGQGLTRLHYKITSYNKKLFNYLNELCQSHPVIWAGDLNVAHEEIDIWNSKGNQKSSGHTPQERLSFHEFLKDGKWFDVFRKLNPQKIQYTYWSAMQRQNLEKNRGWRIDYFVVTNDIFSHVHEMFTRDFVRGSDHCPIVLTLKEKDLKETSQSE from the exons ATGACTTTTGAgcgtaaaagtaataaaaaagaaaaagttatttcaaaaaaagtcGTAATTGCTCATAAAAAAGATGCTTCGTGCGTGGAGCATGTTGATCCACCTATTAGTACAGTAACAATGGCTATGTGTGATCCTCCGACACCGATATCTACTTGGGAAAACCAAGAATCAACTATTTCAAAGTGTAGTCATGgcgaatttaaaatatctgtGTGGAACGTGAATG GCATTCGTTCTGTGTTAAAACCTAATGCTTTGTTCGATAATACAGCGCCTTTACTgg CCtacattgaaaaagaagaaccagacgttttttgtattaatgaaacgaaaattcacGCAGAATTAATTGATCAGTTTAAAG ATATTCTTCCTAATTATAAAGGTTACTTTGTGTGTTCGGAAAAAAAAG GTTATGCGGGAGTTGCAACGTTTATTCACACAAACG TAACTGCTGAGTTAATACAGGAAGGGCTGGGAGATGCAGAGCACGATGCTGAAGGGCGGTCACAAACGTTTC GAATTACTCCTTCAGGAAATATTCCTTCGTTTTATCTTGTCAATACTTATGTAGTCAATGCAGGTCAGGGTTTAACGCGGCTTCATTACAAAATCACTTCCTATAATAAAAAACTCTT CAactatttaaatgaattgtGTCAAAGCCACCCCGTCATTTGGGCCGGTGACCTTAATGTGGCGCATGAG GAAATAGATATTTGGAATTCTAAAGGAAACCAAAAGTCATCCGGTCATACACCGCAAGAACG tttatcgTTTCATGAGTTTTTAAAAGATGGTAAATGGTTCGATGTTTTTCGGAAGTTGAATCCCCAAAAGATTCAGTATACATACTGGTCTGCTAT GCAACGTCAAAACTTGGAAAAAAATCGTGGATGGAGAATCGATTATTTTGTAGTtacaaatgatattttttctcATGTTCATGAAATGTTTACTCGTGACTTTGTAAGG GGAAGTGATCATTGCCCAATAGTTTTAACCTTAAAAGAAAaggatttaaaagaaacaagcCAATCTGAATAG
- the LOC128882968 gene encoding uncharacterized protein LOC128882968 isoform X2: protein MTFERKSNKKEKVISKKVVIAHKKDASCVEHVDPPISTVTMAMCDPPTPISTWENQESTISKCSHGEFKISVWNVNGIRSVLKPNALFDNTAPLLAYIEKEEPDVFCINETKIHAELIDQFKGYFVCSEKKGYAGVATFIHTNVTAELIQEGLGDAEHDAEGRSQTFRITPSGNIPSFYLVNTYVVNAGQGLTRLHYKITSYNKKLFNYLNELCQSHPVIWAGDLNVAHEEIDIWNSKGNQKSSGHTPQERLSFHEFLKDGKWFDVFRKLNPQKIQYTYWSAMQRQNLEKNRGWRIDYFVVTNDIFSHVHEMFTRDFVRGSDHCPIVLTLKEKDLKETSQSE, encoded by the exons ATGACTTTTGAgcgtaaaagtaataaaaaagaaaaagttatttcaaaaaaagtcGTAATTGCTCATAAAAAAGATGCTTCGTGCGTGGAGCATGTTGATCCACCTATTAGTACAGTAACAATGGCTATGTGTGATCCTCCGACACCGATATCTACTTGGGAAAACCAAGAATCAACTATTTCAAAGTGTAGTCATGgcgaatttaaaatatctgtGTGGAACGTGAATG GCATTCGTTCTGTGTTAAAACCTAATGCTTTGTTCGATAATACAGCGCCTTTACTgg CCtacattgaaaaagaagaaccagacgttttttgtattaatgaaacgaaaattcacGCAGAATTAATTGATCAGTTTAAAG GTTACTTTGTGTGTTCGGAAAAAAAAG GTTATGCGGGAGTTGCAACGTTTATTCACACAAACG TAACTGCTGAGTTAATACAGGAAGGGCTGGGAGATGCAGAGCACGATGCTGAAGGGCGGTCACAAACGTTTC GAATTACTCCTTCAGGAAATATTCCTTCGTTTTATCTTGTCAATACTTATGTAGTCAATGCAGGTCAGGGTTTAACGCGGCTTCATTACAAAATCACTTCCTATAATAAAAAACTCTT CAactatttaaatgaattgtGTCAAAGCCACCCCGTCATTTGGGCCGGTGACCTTAATGTGGCGCATGAG GAAATAGATATTTGGAATTCTAAAGGAAACCAAAAGTCATCCGGTCATACACCGCAAGAACG tttatcgTTTCATGAGTTTTTAAAAGATGGTAAATGGTTCGATGTTTTTCGGAAGTTGAATCCCCAAAAGATTCAGTATACATACTGGTCTGCTAT GCAACGTCAAAACTTGGAAAAAAATCGTGGATGGAGAATCGATTATTTTGTAGTtacaaatgatattttttctcATGTTCATGAAATGTTTACTCGTGACTTTGTAAGG GGAAGTGATCATTGCCCAATAGTTTTAACCTTAAAAGAAAaggatttaaaagaaacaagcCAATCTGAATAG